In one Desulfotomaculum sp. genomic region, the following are encoded:
- a CDS encoding carbamoyl phosphate synthase large subunit: protein MPLNQNIKKVLVIGSGPIVIGQAAEFDYAGTQACRALKEEGLEVVLVNSNPATIMTDNAMADQIYIEPLTLETVKRIIIKERPDSILSTLGGQTGLTLSMQLAKEGFLEKQGVRLLGANPETIDKAEDRQMFKDTMQSIGEPVVPSTVVNDVPAALAFAEEISYPVIVRPAFTLGGTGGGIAFNEKDLQEIAENGLRLSPITQVLIEQCISGWKEIEFEVMRDRTGNVITVCSMENFDPMGVHTGDSIVIAPAVTLSDKEYQMLRSAALNIITALEVEGGCNCQFALNPDSFEYAVIEVNPRVSRSSALASKATGYPIAKVAAKIAVGYTLDEIKNAVTGKTCACFEPALDYVVVKLPKWPFDKFVYAKRTLGTQMKATGEVMAIGISFEQAIMKAVRGAEIFLDSLNLPKLKELTDAQIEQMLTECDDERLFVVFEAIKRGISCEAIHEVTKIDRWFLYKLAHLAELEKDLAAGQLTRELYKKAKILGYPDKVIERLSGCKIEQPIWSSYKMVDTCAAEFEAETPYFYSTYDEVNDAEQFIKAGNSGKKTIIVFGSGPIRIGQGIEFDYASVHCVWALKRAGYEVVIVNNNPETVSTDFDTADRLYFEPLTSEDALNIINTEQPFGVVVAFGGQTAIKLTKSLEAHGVRILGTPADSIDAAEDRERFDSLLEGLSIKRPRGYTVMNTDEALQAANKLEYPVLMRPSYVLGGQNMIIAFSDDDILEYMEIILEHNIENPVLIDKYLTGIEIEVDAICDGEDILIPGIMEHIERAGIHSGDSIAVYPAWNLSGELIEQVIDYSKKLALSLNTQGLVNIQYIIHAGEIFVIEVNPRSSRTIPYISKVTGVPMVDLATRAMLGGKLTETGYGTGLYRTPPYVAVKVPVFSFEKLTDVDVQLGPEMKSTGEVLGIGKSLAEALYKGLVAAGYKMVKQGGVLITVRDSDKPEIVDIARKYAELGFTLYATAGTARILERSGLQVRSVKKIHESDHDNTQTLLESGKVNYIISTSSKGRLPSRDSFRIRRKAVETAIPCLTSLDTADALAGSLKSRYSQSSTELVDINHMRNERLQLDFTKMQSCGNDYIYFNCFQQNIVSPESLSVYLSDRHYGIGGDGIVLICPSDRADAKMQMFNLDGSEGKMSGNALTCIGKYIYENKIRVKDRISIETSSGIKILKLYIQNDKVDSVCVDMGPAELNPEKIPVKLPGQEIVNQSVTIDGTGYHITCVSMGNPHCVLFSENLESINIDLIGPAFEYSPLFPERVNVDFVTVIDQNTLKMRVWERGNGETLSAGTSACAGVVAAVLNGYCNKDQYISVKLKGGALMVKYTDEAVFMTGRPEIIFKGTVEI from the coding sequence ATGCCGCTAAACCAGAATATAAAAAAGGTACTTGTAATTGGCTCAGGACCTATCGTTATAGGACAGGCTGCAGAATTTGACTATGCGGGAACGCAAGCATGCCGGGCACTAAAAGAAGAGGGGTTGGAAGTAGTTCTGGTAAACTCCAATCCGGCAACGATTATGACAGACAACGCTATGGCTGACCAAATTTATATAGAACCTTTGACGTTGGAAACAGTCAAAAGAATCATTATCAAGGAGCGTCCGGACAGCATCTTATCCACGCTGGGCGGACAAACCGGTCTGACGTTATCCATGCAGTTGGCTAAAGAAGGGTTCCTGGAAAAACAAGGTGTCAGGTTACTGGGCGCTAATCCGGAAACAATAGACAAAGCTGAAGACAGGCAGATGTTTAAGGATACAATGCAGTCTATAGGTGAGCCAGTTGTTCCTTCTACAGTAGTGAATGATGTCCCTGCTGCACTGGCTTTTGCCGAAGAAATTTCCTATCCGGTAATTGTCCGTCCGGCATTTACGCTTGGCGGGACAGGCGGCGGTATTGCCTTCAATGAAAAGGATCTTCAGGAAATTGCTGAGAATGGTCTCAGGCTTTCCCCCATTACACAGGTCCTTATTGAACAATGTATCTCCGGGTGGAAAGAGATAGAATTTGAAGTAATGCGGGATCGGACAGGCAACGTAATCACAGTCTGCAGCATGGAGAATTTTGACCCTATGGGTGTGCATACTGGTGACAGCATTGTTATAGCTCCCGCAGTAACTCTTTCGGATAAGGAATACCAGATGCTGCGATCGGCTGCCTTAAATATTATTACGGCCCTGGAAGTGGAAGGGGGATGCAACTGTCAGTTTGCTTTAAATCCCGATAGTTTCGAGTATGCCGTAATTGAGGTTAACCCAAGGGTATCCCGTTCATCAGCTTTAGCCTCAAAGGCTACAGGGTATCCGATTGCCAAAGTGGCGGCCAAAATAGCGGTTGGATATACACTCGATGAGATCAAGAACGCAGTAACCGGGAAAACCTGTGCCTGTTTTGAACCAGCCCTGGATTATGTAGTAGTCAAACTCCCCAAGTGGCCGTTTGATAAATTTGTTTATGCCAAGCGCACACTGGGTACCCAGATGAAAGCCACGGGAGAGGTAATGGCTATCGGAATAAGCTTCGAACAGGCAATCATGAAAGCAGTAAGGGGAGCAGAGATTTTTCTGGACAGTCTTAACCTGCCCAAGCTTAAAGAACTGACTGACGCACAGATTGAACAGATGCTCACCGAGTGTGACGATGAACGCCTCTTCGTAGTATTTGAGGCAATTAAAAGGGGTATCTCCTGTGAAGCAATTCATGAAGTTACGAAGATTGACCGGTGGTTTTTATACAAACTTGCTCATCTCGCAGAACTGGAAAAGGATCTGGCAGCGGGGCAGTTAACCCGGGAACTATATAAAAAGGCAAAAATTCTGGGGTATCCAGATAAAGTTATTGAACGTCTTTCCGGCTGCAAAATCGAGCAGCCGATCTGGTCTTCTTATAAAATGGTGGATACTTGCGCTGCCGAATTTGAGGCCGAAACCCCTTATTTTTATTCCACCTATGATGAGGTTAATGATGCCGAGCAGTTTATCAAAGCCGGAAATAGCGGCAAAAAAACCATTATTGTCTTTGGTTCCGGACCTATCCGGATAGGCCAGGGTATAGAATTTGATTATGCCTCCGTGCATTGTGTGTGGGCGCTGAAAAGAGCAGGTTATGAAGTAGTAATCGTTAACAACAACCCGGAAACCGTATCTACCGACTTCGATACTGCTGATCGCTTGTATTTTGAACCTCTGACCAGCGAGGATGCTTTGAATATAATCAATACTGAGCAGCCTTTCGGGGTAGTTGTCGCCTTTGGCGGACAGACTGCCATCAAGCTGACCAAGTCCTTGGAAGCACATGGAGTCCGGATACTGGGCACACCGGCTGACAGCATCGATGCCGCCGAGGACAGGGAACGTTTTGATTCCTTGCTGGAAGGGCTATCCATTAAACGTCCCCGGGGATATACGGTAATGAACACGGACGAAGCGCTGCAAGCAGCCAATAAGCTGGAATATCCGGTCTTGATGCGGCCTTCCTATGTGCTTGGCGGTCAAAATATGATTATTGCTTTTAGTGATGATGATATCCTCGAATACATGGAGATTATTCTGGAGCATAACATTGAAAACCCGGTTTTAATTGATAAATATCTCACGGGCATTGAAATAGAGGTTGATGCTATCTGCGACGGAGAGGATATCCTCATCCCCGGAATCATGGAGCATATTGAAAGGGCCGGTATTCATTCCGGTGACTCGATCGCCGTCTATCCTGCCTGGAACTTGAGCGGAGAGTTGATTGAACAAGTAATAGATTATTCAAAAAAGCTGGCCCTGTCTTTGAACACCCAGGGACTGGTTAATATTCAGTATATTATACATGCTGGAGAAATCTTTGTAATTGAAGTCAATCCCCGTTCCTCCCGGACTATTCCCTATATCAGCAAAGTTACCGGGGTGCCGATGGTTGATCTGGCGACCAGGGCAATGCTCGGCGGGAAACTGACAGAAACGGGCTATGGCACAGGATTATATAGAACCCCTCCTTATGTTGCAGTCAAGGTACCTGTCTTTTCCTTTGAAAAACTCACAGACGTAGATGTGCAACTTGGTCCGGAGATGAAGTCGACTGGTGAGGTCCTGGGCATTGGAAAATCCCTGGCTGAAGCACTTTATAAGGGCCTGGTAGCAGCCGGATATAAGATGGTGAAGCAGGGCGGAGTCCTTATTACCGTACGGGACAGTGATAAACCGGAGATTGTTGATATTGCCAGGAAATACGCCGAGTTAGGTTTTACGCTTTATGCTACCGCTGGAACGGCCAGAATTTTGGAACGCTCCGGTTTACAGGTTAGATCAGTTAAGAAGATTCATGAATCAGATCATGATAACACCCAAACCCTTTTGGAAAGCGGTAAAGTCAATTATATTATTTCCACATCCTCCAAGGGCAGGCTGCCCAGCAGGGACAGTTTCAGAATACGCCGAAAGGCAGTTGAAACGGCAATCCCTTGCCTGACCTCACTGGATACCGCCGATGCCCTGGCCGGCAGTCTCAAGAGCCGTTACTCCCAGAGCAGCACCGAATTAGTGGATATCAATCATATGAGGAATGAACGTCTCCAGCTTGACTTTACTAAAATGCAGTCCTGCGGCAACGATTACATCTATTTTAATTGTTTCCAGCAGAATATTGTCAGCCCGGAATCCTTAAGTGTATATCTGTCCGACAGGCATTACGGCATTGGCGGTGATGGGATTGTGCTGATCTGTCCGTCAGATCGGGCCGATGCCAAAATGCAGATGTTTAATTTGGACGGCAGCGAAGGAAAAATGAGCGGCAATGCGCTCACCTGTATAGGAAAGTATATATATGAGAACAAGATAAGAGTTAAAGACCGGATTTCCATAGAAACCTCAAGCGGGATTAAAATACTCAAACTCTATATTCAAAATGATAAGGTTGATTCAGTCTGTGTGGACATGGGACCGGCTGAGCTTAACCCTGAGAAGATCCCGGTGAAACTGCCCGGACAGGAGATTGTGAATCAGTCTGTAACAATTGACGGCACAGGTTATCATATAACCTGTGTATCAATGGGAAATCCGCATTGTGTTCTCTTCAGCGAGAACTTGGAGAGTATCAACATTGATTTAATAGGACCGGCTTTTGAATATTCGCCTTTATTCCCTGAAAGAGTGAATGTTGACTTCGTAACGGTTATTGACCAAAATACACTTAAAATGCGGGTTTGGGAACGAGGAAACGGCGAAACTCTGTCGGCCGGTACCAGTGCCTGTGCCGGTGTAGTGGCGGCAGTACTGAATGGTTACTGCAATAAAGACCAGTATATATCTGTCAAACTCAAAGGAGGCGCCCTGATGGTTAAATATACGGATGAGGCAGTATTCATGACCGGCAGGCCGGAAATAATTTTTAAAGGAACAGTGGAGATATAA
- a CDS encoding MBL fold metallo-hydrolase, with protein sequence MCTVSFFKNKARIKFWYIVLVSAFVVLIIGGAIAGPSSETSKDNKPTETKTAIQSSAPDKKVSSPVTNGTLKVHFIDVGQADSILIQSPSGKSILIDGGDNEDGPSVVKYIKAQGINKLDAVVATHPHEDHIGGLDNVIKNFPVTSFYMPNVTSTEKTYSDLIKAVESSSNAKLQVKSGVKLDLPDLTAKFLAPNSSSYKDMNNYSAVLKLTYGDTSFLLTGDAENVSEAEMLKAGYNLKATLLKVSQHGSNNSTTSAFLKAVSPEYAVISVGKGNSYGLPVQQILDRLSSAGVKIYRTDEVGTIIATSDGKSITLDKKASSIKPHAPSASSVNM encoded by the coding sequence ATGTGCACGGTAAGCTTCTTTAAAAACAAGGCTCGCATTAAGTTCTGGTATATTGTTCTTGTATCTGCTTTTGTGGTTCTTATAATTGGGGGCGCCATTGCCGGGCCTTCTTCTGAAACAAGTAAGGATAATAAACCAACTGAAACCAAGACTGCTATTCAATCCTCGGCCCCGGATAAAAAAGTTTCAAGTCCGGTTACAAATGGTACTCTTAAAGTCCATTTTATTGATGTAGGACAGGCTGACAGTATTCTTATTCAGTCACCATCAGGTAAATCTATTCTTATTGATGGCGGCGATAACGAAGATGGTCCCTCTGTTGTAAAATATATTAAGGCTCAGGGCATTAATAAGTTAGATGCTGTTGTGGCCACTCATCCACATGAGGATCATATCGGTGGTCTTGATAATGTTATTAAGAACTTTCCTGTAACCTCTTTTTATATGCCAAACGTCACTTCAACCGAAAAAACATATAGTGACTTAATAAAAGCCGTCGAGTCTAGCAGCAATGCAAAGCTGCAGGTTAAATCCGGTGTAAAACTGGATCTGCCTGATTTAACAGCAAAATTCCTGGCGCCAAACAGCAGTTCATACAAAGATATGAATAATTATAGCGCCGTACTAAAACTTACATATGGTGATACTTCTTTTCTTTTAACCGGTGATGCTGAAAATGTCTCCGAGGCTGAGATGCTGAAAGCCGGCTATAATCTAAAAGCCACTTTGCTAAAAGTCAGTCAACACGGAAGTAATAATTCCACTACTAGTGCGTTTTTAAAAGCTGTCTCACCTGAATACGCCGTTATATCAGTTGGTAAGGGTAACAGCTACGGCCTTCCAGTTCAGCAGATACTGGATCGTCTGTCCAGCGCAGGTGTTAAAATTTATCGCACCGATGAAGTCGGT
- a CDS encoding carbamoyl phosphate synthase small subunit, with amino-acid sequence MTQSSFIVLENGQVFKGESFGADGETVGEIVFTTGMTGYLETLTDPSYYGQIVVQTFPLIGNYGVIPDDFESSSPKLKAYIVREWCQFPSNFRSRGGLDAFLKIHNIIGVCGIDTRELTKIIREFGVMNTKITATVDDIDDIDDIDEILAEIKNYKITDAVQKVSTREISVTKGAPGGYKVVLWDFGAKENIRRELIRRGCEVVTVPAHIAAEKIVDLKPDGIMLSNGPGDPADNKEIIKELANLTDSGIPIFGICLGHQLLALAQGAKTAKLKYGHRGANQPVKDLKTGRVYITSQNHGYAVVNDSLPASASISFLNANDGTCEGIEYQNMPAFTIQFHPEASAGPLDTNYLFDRFIDLIREEGLKCR; translated from the coding sequence GTGACGCAAAGCAGCTTTATTGTCCTGGAAAATGGGCAGGTTTTTAAAGGAGAATCTTTTGGGGCAGATGGAGAGACGGTTGGTGAAATTGTATTTACAACCGGGATGACCGGGTACTTGGAAACATTAACTGACCCCAGCTATTATGGGCAGATTGTGGTTCAAACGTTTCCTTTAATAGGAAATTATGGCGTTATCCCTGATGATTTTGAAAGTTCTTCTCCCAAATTAAAAGCCTATATTGTCCGGGAGTGGTGTCAATTTCCATCCAACTTCCGCAGTAGGGGCGGGCTTGACGCTTTTTTAAAGATACATAATATCATAGGAGTCTGCGGAATTGATACCCGCGAACTAACCAAGATCATCAGAGAGTTTGGGGTTATGAATACCAAAATTACTGCAACGGTTGATGACATTGATGACATTGATGACATTGATGAGATACTGGCAGAAATTAAGAATTATAAAATAACAGATGCTGTTCAGAAAGTCAGTACCAGGGAAATTTCAGTAACCAAAGGAGCGCCGGGAGGATACAAAGTTGTGTTGTGGGATTTCGGGGCCAAGGAAAATATTCGCCGCGAGTTGATCAGACGGGGCTGTGAGGTTGTCACTGTGCCCGCCCATATTGCAGCAGAAAAGATTGTGGATTTAAAGCCGGATGGGATTATGCTTTCCAACGGGCCGGGCGATCCTGCCGACAATAAAGAGATTATTAAAGAACTGGCCAACCTTACTGATTCAGGGATACCGATCTTTGGTATCTGCCTGGGCCATCAGCTGCTGGCTCTGGCGCAGGGAGCGAAAACAGCCAAACTTAAATACGGGCATCGAGGCGCCAACCAGCCTGTGAAGGATTTAAAAACAGGCAGAGTATACATTACCAGCCAAAACCATGGCTACGCGGTTGTGAACGATAGTCTTCCAGCTTCGGCCTCAATAAGTTTTCTGAATGCCAATGATGGAACCTGTGAAGGAATTGAATATCAAAATATGCCTGCCTTTACGATTCAGTTTCATCCGGAGGCTTCGGCAGGCCCCCTGGATACCAACTATTTATTCGATCGATTTATTGACCTCATTCGGGAGGAGGGCTTGAAATGCCGCTAA